A stretch of Fusarium fujikuroi IMI 58289 draft genome, chromosome FFUJ_chr10 DNA encodes these proteins:
- a CDS encoding related to cholinesterase precursor: protein MDSLYRIILLAALLPFSVAVSSTVDLGYSKYKGNVLDNGVSEWLGVRYAAAPVKDLRFKLPQDPVRMRAVQDATKRGPVCIGTDSDPNVIGDTQSEDCLFLNIWAPTKASTKDKLPVYIYIQGGGFNGNSNANANGTALVVAGDLDMIVVSINYRVGVYGFLNDADQITPNVGLYDQRKAFQWVQKHISKFGGNPGHVVIGGESAGAASVSLHLTAYGGKDEGLFHGAIAQSISFGSLLTEKESVYQFNTLAVRLGCVGAKKDILPCIRSKSPQEIQKINSNLPNLGSTTPPLFMWTPSIDGKLVPDVTYRVYEEGKFVKVPLMAGDDTNGGTVFTPVNTSSSVESNEFMKANFPFLTLEQLEQINALYPNKNESCPNPGCWWRQVSDVYGDMRYMCSSMYISNALPTHGVPNSWNYWYDVEDPAQVAAGYGVPHVVENQAVFGPGPGSPASYLNGGKNVPVVPVIQAYWTSFIRTLDPNTHRDKSAVKWEQWTEKGRKRLKFETGGKTKMEPPSKDLQKKCDYWADIGPSIRQ from the exons ATGGATTCGTTGTACCGTATCATCCTGTTGGCAGCACTGCTGCCTTTCTCTGTTGCCGTGAGCTCCACGGTCGATCTTGGGTATAGCAAATACAAAGGTAACGTCCTTGACAACGGTGTCTCGGAATGGCTTGGAGTTCGATATGCTGCCGCACCAGTCAAGGACTTGAGATTCAAGCTTCCCCAAGATCCTGTCCGCATGAGAGCCGTCCAGGATGCGACCAAG CGGGGACCAGTATGCATCGGAACAGATTCTGATCCCAATGTCATTGGCGATACTCAATCCGAAGActgcctcttcctcaacatctggGCACCAACAAAAGCCTCGACCAAGGACAAACTTCcagtatatatctatatccAAGGCGGCGGCTTCAACGGCAACTCAAATGCCAACGCAAACGGTACTGCTCTGGTCGTCGCAGGCGACTTGGATATGATCGTCGTTTCCATCAACTATCGTGTTGGTGTATACGGTTTCCTCAATGACGCTGACCAGATCACACCAAACGTCGGTCTCTATGATCAGCGAAAGGCGTTCCAATGGGTCCAGAAGCACATCTCCAAGTTCGGCGGTAACCCTGGCCATGTTGTCATCGGCGGCGAATCTGCTGGTGCTGCAAGTGTCAGTCTGCATCTCACCGCTTATGGAGGCAAGGATGAAGGCCTCTTCCATGGCGCGATTGCCCAATCTATCTCGTTCGGGTCTCTCCTCACCGAGAAGGAATCTGTGTATCAGTTCAACACTCTGGCCGTGCGACTAGGCTGCGTTGGTGCGAAGAAGGACATTCTTCCCTGCATTCGTTCCAAGTCGCCCCAGGAGATCCAGAAGATCAACAGTAACCTCCCGAACCTTGGCAGCACTACACCGCCTCTGTTTATGTGGACTCCCAGCATCGATGGCAAGCTCGTACCCGATGTGACCTATCGGGTTTATGAGGAGGGGAAGTTTGTTAAGGTGCCTCTGATGGCTGGCGATGACACCAATGGAGGGACTGTGTTTACGCCTGTGAATACATCTTCTTCGGTGGAAAGCAATGAGTTTATGAAAGCGAACTTTCCCTTCCTAACTCTAGAGCAACTGGAGCAAATTAACGCACTCTACCCCAACAAAAACGAGTCTTGCCCTAACCCTGGGTGCTGGTGGCGTCAGGTCAGTGACGTCTACGGAGACATGAGATACATGTGCTCATCAATGTATATCTCTAATGCACTGCCAACCCACGGCGTTCCCAACTCTTGGAACTATTGGTATGACGTAGAGGATCCAGCTCAGGTGGCTGCAGGCTACGGTGTTCctcatgttgttgagaacCAAGCTGTGTTCGGACCTGGTCCGGGCTCGCCAGCCAGCTACCTGAATGGCGGGAAGAATGTCCCCGTGGTCCCTGTGATCCAAGCCTATTGGACCAGCTTCATTCGTACCTTGGATCCAAATACGCATCGCGATAAGAGTGCTGTCAAGTGGGAGCAATGGACGGAAAAGGGTCGGAAGCGACTGAAGTTTGAGACTGGCGGTAAAACCAAAATGGAGCCGCCTAGCAAAGATTTGCAAAAGAAATGCGATTACTGGGCCGATATTGGTCCAAGTATTCGGCAGTAA
- a CDS encoding related to tetracycline resistance proteins, with the protein MATSRSYPTQSLELETLSLTHDAGATPKQPNPVLSTTGRRLGSHNDHAHEDDEFTGSGDEAAPPRATLVVEKWNEPIGNAFRVGAVYWSLFVSGANDAAYGALIPYLETYYELSYLVVSLIFLSPFVGFIVSAAVNNYLHINIGQRWIAFMCGGSHALTYLILSQHPPYPVLVLAYVLAGLGNGIGLAAWNSYIGNLARSNELLGFMHASYGLGGTVSPLIATSMITQANLGWYDFYYVLLGMAVLETATLAYSFWPKTAQKYRETVHTESTRNEGTRAALFVKPHARVVWLCAFFLLGYVGTEVALGGWVVQFMLRVRNANPFDAGMTAVGFWLGITIGRLVLGMVIPKIGVKLSLMIFIPITMGLQLIFWLVPQFHVSAVAVSLQGFFLGPMFPCVIVALTMLLPRHLHVSAIGFAAAFGGSGAAVLPFAVGAIAQAKGVQVLQPIILAILAVLFIIWLGLPKIEKRKD; encoded by the exons ATGGCTACGTCAAGGTCTTATCCTACCCAGTCTCTTGAGCTCGAGACTCTCAGTCTCACTCACGACGCCGGTGCAACGCCGAAGCAGCCAAACCCGGTTTTATCCACGACGGGGCGTCGGCTGGGATCGCATAACGACCATGcgcatgaggatgatgaattcACCGGTTCAGGTGATGAAGCCGCACCTCCGAGGGCCACTCTCGTTGTAGAGAAGTGGAACGAACCCATTGGCAATGCCTTTAGAGTCGGCGCTGTCTACTGGAGTCTTTTCGTCTCAGGCGCCAACGATGCTGCATACGGAGCTCTGATCCCTTATCTTGAGACCTACTACGAGCTCTCCTACCTCGTTGTATCACTCATCTTCCTTTCGCCCTTTGTCGGATTCATCGTCTCAGCAGCGGTCAATAACTACCTTCACATAAACATCGGTCAGCGATGGATCGCTTTCATGTGCGGAGGATCCCACGCCTTGAcatatcttatcttatcgcagCATCCGCCTTATCCTGTTCTCGTCTTGGCATATGTCCTTGCAGGTCTCGGCAATGGCATTGGACTTGCTGCTTGGAACTCGTACATTGGCAATTTGGCGAGGTCTAACGAGTTGCTGGGTTTTATGCATGCGAGCTATGGACTTGGAGGTACTGTTAGCCCTCTTATCGCGACTAGCATGATCACCCAGGCGAACCTCGGCTGGTATGACTTTTACTATGTGCTT CTGGGTATGGCTGTTCTAGAGACCGCAACTCTCGCATACTCCTTCTGGCCCAAGACAGCTCAGAAGTATCGCGAGACTGTTCACACCGAGAGCACTCGCAACGAGGGAACACGCGCTGCTCTCTTCGTCAAGCCACATGCTCGCGTCGTATGGCTCTGCGCGTTCTTCCTACTCGGCTACGTTGGTACCGAAGTCGCTCTCGGCGGCTGGGTCGTGCAATTCATGCTGCGTGTTCGTAATGCCAATCCCTTCGATGCTGGAATGACAGCCGTCGGTTTCTGGCTCGGCATCACCATAGGACGTCTGGTTTTGGGCATGGTGATTCCCAAGATCGGTGTCAAACTGTCACTCATGATCTTCATTCCTATCACCATGGGGCTGCAGCTCATCTTTTGGCTCGTCCCCCAGTTCCACGTCTCAGCCGTGGCAGTTTCCTTGcaaggcttcttcttgggaccCATGTTCCCCTGTGTGATTGTCGCACTTACAATGCTTCTTCCGAGACATCTCCACGTCAGCGCAATTGGTTTTGCTGCTGCGTTTGGTGGAAGCGGCGCGGCTGTACTGCCCTTTGCTGTTGGTGCGATTGCGCAAGCCAAGGGAGTACAGGTTCTTCAGCCAATTATTCTCGCCATTCTGGCTGTGCTTTTCATAATCTGGCTTGGACTACCTAAGATCGAGAAGCGAAAGGATTAA
- a CDS encoding related to dis1-suppressing protein kinase dsk1: MRSLAVRHLRTRVSLSSLPSRHLLTFPSGTSLRYTQTTATSSPQVLYLPIEDVESPYGYSPGGYHPIDIGDHLANRYCVVHKLGYGGFSTIWLARDEIASKYVAVKVGIANSDQREVDIIRYLSRQSHGSEHYGKGCILPILDHFCISGPNGTHPCFVTALARCSLRDAQDAADSYMFQLPVARYIAVQMVKAVAYIHSRGLVHGDLHLGNFFLRLPSTLDHLSDKQIYEKFSPPRPELVVRENGQPLPPGVPGHVYWPIWMAEGGNKLTLSESKILLADFGTAFYPHRRPRFGSSTPLDISPPEARFEPITPLSFSADIWSLAHAIWAVMGLKTIFGSFLLSEDDVTQEQVDTLGILPDKWWNKWEARSQWFKEDGSHKKGGCPQRLEGRFESSIQDPRRKCGMEILGEKESHAFKEMIRWMLSYHPGDRPTAEQLLKADWIKYWAIPDFDNIHK, from the exons ATGCGCAGCCTAGCAGTTCGGCACCTGAGAACCAGAGTTTCACTCTCTTCTTTGCCCTCGCGACATCTTTTGACCTTTCCTTCAGGCACAAGTCTGCGCTACACTCAAACAACAGCAACGTCATCCCCGCAAGTCTTGTATCTTCCAATAGAGGACGTTGAAAGCCCGTATGGCTATAGCCCAGGTGGCTATCATCCGATTGATATCGGTGACCATCTCGCCAATCGATATTGCGTTGTACATAAACTCGGATACGGCGGATTCTCGACCATCTGGCTTGCCCGCGATGAAATCGCATCGAAATATGTCGCTGTCAAAGTTGGAATAGCAAATTCAGACCAACGGGAAGTGGATATAATAAGGTATCTTTCCCGTCAGTCTCATGGATCGGAGCATTATGGGAAGGGATGCATTCTTCCGATCCTGGACCATTTCTGCATCTCGGGGCCCAATGGAACCCATCCATGCTTCGTCACCGCACTTGCGCGATGCAGTCTCAGGGACGCGCAAGACGCTGCTGACTCCTACATGTTTCAGCTTCCAGTTGCAAGATACATTGCTGTTCAGATGGTTAAGGCCGTAGCATACATTCACAGCCGAGGCTTGGTCCATGGCG ACCTTCACCTGGGGAACTTTTTCCTCCGTTTACCATCTACTCTCGACCACCTTTCAGATAAACAGATATACGAGAAGTTTTCTCCACCGAGACCCGAGCTCGTCGTCCGAGAAAACGGGCAACCTCTTCCACCAGGCGTCCCTGGCCATGTCTACTGGCCAATTTGGATGGCGGAGGGAGGCAACAAGCTTACGCTCTCTGAGTCAAAGATCCTACTCGCCGACTTCGGCACAGCATTTTATCCCCATCGAAGACCAAGATTTGGGTCTTCTACGCCTCTCGACATATCCCCGCCCGAGGCACGATTCGAGCCAATAACTCCACTGTCTTTCTCCGCTGATATCTGGAGCCTTGCGCATGCCATCTGGGCCGTAATGGGACTGAAGACTATCTTTGGtagcttcttgttgagtgaggatgatgttACTCAAGAACAGGTTGATACTCTTGGGATTCTGCCTGACAAATGGTGGAACAAATGGGAGGCCAGATCCCAATGGTTCAAGGAAGATGGAAGCCACAAGAAAGGCGGATGCCCACAGAGGTTGGAGGGACGGTTCGAATCAAGTATTCAGGACCCAAGACGCAAGTGTGGCATGGAGATTCTTGGTGAAAAGGAAAGTCACGCCTTCAAAGAAATGATACGGTGGATGCTGTCTTACCACCCTGGCGATCGACCAACCGCAGAGCAACTTTTGAAAGCAGATTGGATAAAATATTGGGCAATACCCGACTTTGATAACATTCACAAATGA
- a CDS encoding related to peroxisomal short-chain alcohol dehydrogenase, with protein MANNAESPAFVYTPVPLTKKLHSIVYDAIDPSQPSLSQAGRTVLITGGSAGIGYAIAENFALAGADKIILTGRTRSKLDEAIARLAHDHSDCDTKFEGVVCQMSDSSSIDQMFDNLGANGVHVDVLVLNAALNVEGTLSHQGWEKTWEQFMVNTRALHQLCDRLHEQEQGKRKHYIVNVSTGAIHDSRGPTNLSSYSLTKASGTLFIQKLADEKDPSQTQITSFHPGAILTDQVREKGMAETIVNWDDVSLPGAFAVWCASDEASFLHGRFVWSAWDVEELKCGSIRDRLDRDGQFLRIGVHGL; from the exons atggcaaacAACGCCGAATCCCCTGCTTTCGTATACACGCCCGTACCACTAACGAAAAAACTGCATTCAATTGTGTATGATGCTATAGATCCTTCACAGCCTTCACTTTCCCAAGCTGGGAGGACAGTTCTCATCACCGGCGGATCTGCTGGTATCGGCTACGCCATTGCCGAGAACTTTGCTTTGGCTGGTGCAGATAAGATCATACTCACTGGTAGAACTCGCTCGAAGCTTGACGAGGCGATAGCAAGACTCGCTCATGATCACAGCGATTGCGATACCAAATTCGAAGGGGTAGTCTGTCAAATGTCTGATTCCAGCAGTATTGATCAGATGTTTGACAATTTGGGCGCAAATGGTGTTCATGTGGATGTCTTGGTCCTCAATGCTGCTCTCAATGTTGAAGGGACATTGTCGCATCAAGGCTGGGAGAAGACGTGGGAGCAGTTCATGGTCAATACTCGCGCGCTACATCAACTATGCGATCGCCTACACGAGCAAGAACagggaaaaagaaag CACTATATAGTCAACGTCTCAACGGGTGCCATTCATGACTCCCGAGGCCCCACAAACTTGTCTTCTTATTCCCTGACCAAGGCATCTGGGACCTTGTtcatccagaagcttgcAGACGAGAAGGATCCCTCTCAAACTCAGATCACCAGCTTCCATCCAGGCGCCATTCTGACAGACCAAGTTCGAGAGAAAGGGATGGCAGAAACGATAGTGAATTGGGACGACG TGAGTCTTCCAGGCGCGTTTGCTGTATGGTGCGCGTCGGATGAAGCTTCCTTCTTGCATGGTCGATTTGTGTGGTCAGCTTGGGATGTCGAGGAGTTGAAGTGCGGATCGATCAGGGATAGGCTTGACAGAGACGGCCAATTTCTTCGCATTGGTGTTCATGGTTTGTAG